The Nostoc sp. NIES-3756 DNA window GGTGTAGGCTGTGTCTACTAATTTACGCACTTCTTCGTCAATAGAAGCGGCTGTCTCTTCGGAGAAATCACGCTCTGACATGATGTCACGACCAAGGAACATGTTGCCTTGTTGACGACCAAGGGCGACAGGGCCTAATTTATCGCTCATACCAAAGCGGGTAATCATTTGGCGAGCTACACGAGCTACTTGTTGTAAGTCGTTGGAAGCACCTGTGGTAACTTCTTCATCACCAAAGATGATTTCTTCAGCAATACGACCACCCAAAGCTACAGCCATCTGATTTTCTAGATAAGCGCGGCTGTATAAACCTGTATCCATACGGTCTTCACTGGGGGTAAACCAAGTCAAACCACCGGCGCGTCCGCGAGGAATAATGCTGATTTTTTGTACAGGGTCATAGTCGGGCATTAATGCACCAACTAAGGCGTGACCGGCTTCGTGATAAGCTACTAAAACTTTGCGTTTTTCGCTCATTACGCGGTCTTTCTTCTCTGGCCCAGCCAACACGCGGTCAATTGCGTCGTTGATTTCGTCCATTGAGATTTCGGTCAGGTTGCGTCTTGCTGCTAAAATTGCGGCTTCATTGAGCAGGTTAGACAAGTCTGCACCTGTAAATCCTGGGGTACGACGAGCGATTTTATCCAAGTCCACATCTTTAGCCAAGGTTTTACCACGGGCGTGGACTTTGAGGATTTCGCTACGTCCGGCGTAGTCGGGACGGTCAACAACGACTTGACGGTCAAAACGACCAGGACGCAATAAAGCGGCATCGAGTACGTCAGGACGGTTGGTAGCGGCGATAATGATGATGCCGGTGTTCCCTTCAAAACCATCCATTTCGGTGAGCAACTGGTTAAGGGTTTGTTCCCGTTCGTCGTTACCACCACCTAAACCTGCACCCCGTTGACGACCTACTGCGTCAATTTCATCGATGAAGACGATACAGGGAGCGTTGGTTTTAGCTTGTTCAAACAAGTCGCGGACGCGGGAAGCACCCACACCAACGAACATTTCCACAAACTCAGAACCAGAGATGGAGAAGAAAGGTACGCCTGCTTCCCCTGCTACTGCACGCGCTAGGAGGGTTTTACCTGTACCTGGAGGCCCTACTAACAGCACTCCTTTAGGAATTTTTGCACCAACGGCGGTAAAGCGATCAGCGTTTTTGAGGAAGTCTACAACTTCGTTAAGTTCTAATTTGGCTTGGTCAATACCCGCAACGTCACCGAAGGTAACTTGGGTTTGGGGTTCCATTTGCACTCTCGCCTTGGATTTACCAAAGTTCATGGCTTGGCTACCAGGCCCGCTTTGAGCGCGACGCAGCAAGAAGAATAAGCCCACAAGCAGCAATACAGGGAAGAATAAGCTACTTAATGCCTTAAACCAGAATCCCTCGTCGGTTTGGGGCAATACAGAAATATCAACGCCTTGTGCAGTCAGAGTATTGATTAATTCTGGATCGTTGACTAAAGTAACAAATTTTTTATTAGATCCATCTTTGGGTGTTACCAGCGCTGTAGAACGGTCTGCACTTAAGCTAACTCTTTCTACTTTGCCGCCTTCAACTGCTTGAATAAACTGGCTATAACGCCATGACTCTTTATTTTGAGGTTGTTTTTCAAAAAAAGCTGTGCCAAGCGCAATTACAACTATAAATAGCAGCGCGTACAGCCCCGCATTTCTCCATCTTTTATTCACCGAGGTTTGTCCTCCCGTATTTTTGTGCGTAGGGCATTATGAGAATTATGTTAACTTATCTTAACGTATACCAAAATGATACATCTGTCATGCTAAGAATAGTTCTCTGAGTTTGTGCAACTTTGGATGGTAGGGATCATATTGTAACGATTCTGTTTCCTGGTGAACGGTATGTATGGGAATAACTTCCACCACACTATTAGTGTAGGCGATCGCTTCAAAGCCGTTGACTAATTCAGATGTCCAAACCTCCTCCATTACCACCTGTTGCTGGTGCAGCCAGTTTATTAACTGCGATCGCCCAATTCCTGGTAAGATTCCCGCCGTTAAAGGTGGAGTCCACCATCTCCCATTCTGCCATCCCCAAAGGTTGCCTGTGGTGGTTTCGAGCCAATTTCCGGCAGTATCTACTAAAATTGCTTCTTGAGAATTAAGTATTGCGGCGTTAGTCTTAGCTATCCAAGCACTCAGGTAGTTTCCTGTTTTATGAGAAGGTAAACTCCGATATAGTTCTGACTCAGCTAGAGTGCAAGCTATGCCGTGCTTTTGCAGTTCTAATAAATTTTGGGGTAGATATCTACCCATAATCCATTCTCTACCATCGGCAAAGATGGTGATTCTCAGGACAGGAAAGTGTGTTAGGAGTTGTTGCGCACCTTCACGAACGTGGTTCCAGTCTGGTTGTTCCCAGGCGAAATATTGTAGGGAGGAGTGGAGGCGATCGCAATGAGCCTGCCAATTAGTTAAACTACTATCCAGCGAACCATCATACACCCGCAGCGTTGTAAATACCGTAGCGCCATACAACAACCCCGGCTCATAAATATCTAACTCTATAGTTTGCGAATCAATTAATTTGCCGTTATACCAGAACATTTAGGGGAGATGAGAAGAAATGAGGAATAATAAATTCAAAATTCAAAATTAGGGACTTTTGTTTCTGACTGTGGACTAATGACTGTGGACTAATGACTGTGGACTAATGACTAATGACTAATCTTTCGGTGGAAATATAATTTGATTTAATCCCTCAGCCGTTGTGATAACTTTCCCCCCCAATTTTTCAATAGCACTAATTGCTCTCTTGCGAGTTGCATTATCAACTGGATTACTTAATATCATGCCCCAAGTAGAGATTTGGGCATATGTGCTATTAGGATTTTGTCTCAAAAAATTAGCAGTTCTTAAAGAAGTAAGGGCGACATATTTGCTCTCTTCATCTGTATATTTACTCGCCCAGTCTGCGGCTGATGTGAAAGATTGTTGAGAAGCTTTAGCATTACCTAA harbors:
- the ftsH3 gene encoding ATP-dependent zinc metalloprotease FtsH3 encodes the protein MNKRWRNAGLYALLFIVVIALGTAFFEKQPQNKESWRYSQFIQAVEGGKVERVSLSADRSTALVTPKDGSNKKFVTLVNDPELINTLTAQGVDISVLPQTDEGFWFKALSSLFFPVLLLVGLFFLLRRAQSGPGSQAMNFGKSKARVQMEPQTQVTFGDVAGIDQAKLELNEVVDFLKNADRFTAVGAKIPKGVLLVGPPGTGKTLLARAVAGEAGVPFFSISGSEFVEMFVGVGASRVRDLFEQAKTNAPCIVFIDEIDAVGRQRGAGLGGGNDEREQTLNQLLTEMDGFEGNTGIIIIAATNRPDVLDAALLRPGRFDRQVVVDRPDYAGRSEILKVHARGKTLAKDVDLDKIARRTPGFTGADLSNLLNEAAILAARRNLTEISMDEINDAIDRVLAGPEKKDRVMSEKRKVLVAYHEAGHALVGALMPDYDPVQKISIIPRGRAGGLTWFTPSEDRMDTGLYSRAYLENQMAVALGGRIAEEIIFGDEEVTTGASNDLQQVARVARQMITRFGMSDKLGPVALGRQQGNMFLGRDIMSERDFSEETAASIDEEVRKLVDTAYTRAKDVLVSNRHILDQIAQMLVDKETVDADELQEILANNDVKTAAFA
- a CDS encoding aminotransferase class IV — protein: MFWYNGKLIDSQTIELDIYEPGLLYGATVFTTLRVYDGSLDSSLTNWQAHCDRLHSSLQYFAWEQPDWNHVREGAQQLLTHFPVLRITIFADGREWIMGRYLPQNLLELQKHGIACTLAESELYRSLPSHKTGNYLSAWIAKTNAAILNSQEAILVDTAGNWLETTTGNLWGWQNGRWWTPPLTAGILPGIGRSQLINWLHQQQVVMEEVWTSELVNGFEAIAYTNSVVEVIPIHTVHQETESLQYDPYHPKLHKLRELFLA